The DNA window GCAGCACCAACGCGGATCCTCAATTGAGGATAATTCGCGGCGTCCAGCAAAAAGTCCAGTGGAGTTGCACACAAAACCAACCCGTCAATGCATGCAAAACGCAGGAGTTATGTGGTACAACGAGCCCTTTGGGAGAGGTCGAGCGCAGCGAGCGGGAGGGGTGGTGTGCCCTCGCAGCGGGAGAGGTCGAGCGCAGCGAGCGGGAGTTCGCGAGGGACGTGAGAAGAATAAGTGTCGCGAGCTTCCAGCTTGCGTTACCGATATCGCTAGCTGAAAGCTTACGTCGCTTCTCAGACACCCAAGTTGTTTTTCGCACGTTCCTCAGGATCAATCACCTACCGCGATAGATTGCAGCGAAGGTCTTTCGGTCGACGAATCGTCCGGATTCGACACAAACGGGTTCAGAGAAGGATGTTCTTTCTGTAAATTTTTCGGAAAAACGAATTGTGATCGTGCGGCAATCGAAAGAATCGGAAGAATCCTTATCGATGCCTATTGTAGCGGCAGGGGTTCTTAGTGGTGAATTATTGCCCATAAGTGGTTTTTCGAGGAAGCTCCTTGTTGCTCCAGATCATTTTCCGTTTCTTTTCGCGGAACAAACTTCGTTGGCTGGTGTTAACCGCGTTTTGTGCATTGGTATCGCGGTCGCTGCTTTCCCGGTTTCGCCCTCCGGTGGCGTTCCGAGCAAGCCGATCTGAGGGCATTTATGGTTGATTTTGTGGTGATGGGATCGCCTTTAATGCGCCGTGTGGAGGAGTCGTTTCCCCTCTGCGATGTATTTTGTTTTTGACCCGATAAGGGTGGGTGAAAGCACTGAGTTTCCAACCGGATTGAGTTCTGTTTCGGCCAGTTGATGATTGTTTTCGTCTTGAGAGCTCAGCGTGGTTGCTTTTTCGCCGCAAATCTGCCACAATTGTGGCGTGGTCGTAAGGGTGTTTGCGGCTCCGCTAAATCGTAGTATTCCCCTTGGCGTACTCGAAACACCCTCTTGTCATCACAGATCTAGTCGATCGTGGAGCACTCGTGGCGCCGGGAGTTGCTTCCAAATTCTCATTTCTTTTTTGTTTCAGGAGAAACTGTATGAGCGCACGTCGAAATCGTGTGACCGGTTTTACGCTGGTCGAATTGCTGGTGGTCATCGCGATCATCGGTGTTTTAGTTGGACTTCTTTTGCCTGCGGTGCAGGCAGCGCGCGAAGCAGCTCGTCGTATGAGTTGCAGCAACAACGTCAAGCAAATCGGCTTGGCACTTCACAACTACCACTCGGCATTCGGTCAAATTCCGATCCAAGGTGGTGGTACGTTCCGTGACGATACCAACGGAAACTCGACGCCCGACCATAACCGTCGTCGTTTGAGTTGGTTGATTCCGATCACTCCCTTCATCGAGCAACAAGCGCTTTGGGAGCAGATCAGCAATCCTTACGATTTGAATCAGGACGGCGTGATCGCTTGGACGGATGTCAACGGTGACTGTCAACCAATGGGGCCGCGCCCATGGAACACGAACTACGATCCTTGGATGACCGAGATTCCTGGGTTCCGTTGCCCGAGCGATCCAGGTTCGGGAGCCCCTGCCATGGCACGAACCAACTACGCCTGTTGCATCGGTGACAGCTCGGATTGGGTCAACTGGGGTTTCTGGCGCTGGCAAAACAACACTTGGAACCAAGGTCACATCAATGCGGCCAACGCAGCGAACCGTGGTTTTTTCTACATGCGTAAGGGCAACGCCAAGTTCCGCGACGTCCTTGACGGCTTGTCCAACACCATCGCAGTTGGCGAAATCGCCACCGGCTTGGGTGATCGCGACATCCGCACCGATCCCTATTACGGGATTGGCTGGGGAACGATTCACAACAATCCTTCGGCCTGTGCCGACGCTGGCGGGCTGATTGACTCGTTGCGTCCCCAGTACTGGGATGCCTCGGTCGGGAACACCAACCCAGGATTGCGAAACAACACTTGGAAGCGTGGTTTCCGTTGGTCCGACTCGGTTCCGGTTTACACCTGTTTCACCACGATGACCGCTCCGAACCGCGAGGTTTGCATGGGCGGTGGCGGTGACTTTGATACCGGTTCGGAACCGCCAAGCAGCCGTCACCAAGGTGGCGTGCATTGCTTGATGGGTGACGGTGCGGTGAAGTTCATCACCGATTCGATCGAAGCAGGCAACAGCCGAGCTCCCGTTGTCAAGAACGGCAGCATCAACCCACCAGGTTCGAAGAGCCCGTACGGTTTGTGGGGTGCTTTGGGAACGCGTGCTAGTAAGGAATCGGTAAGCGGCGATTTTTAGTGCCGCCTCCGATTAGAGAGAATCTTCCAGCCCCGGGATCGTGTTTGCGAATCCGGGGCTGTTTTTTGTATGGGGCAAGTCTTGTCGCCGCGCGGTGATTTCGGATTCTCGCTTGGGATGAGTTCGAGCGTGAAGCAGCGAAGTTTCCGGCTTAGCTGGAAAGCGTTCAGGAAAATTCTCTGTTTTTTTTCCTGTTTGCAATTGTGATTTTCCGGCAATCCTGAAATCTGGATGGTTCGGTAGCGTTGCGGCGAGTGCCGCTTTCCACTTCGTGGGTTGGCGGCAGGCTGTTCGGTGGCTCGTTGCAGCGCCACCGCGGTTCGACTTGATCGCAATTCCTGGTTTGAGCGATCGGGGGGTTCGGGGCCGTTGCTAGCGCATCCACCCAATAAATTCCGATTTTTTTGATTTGCTGCTTGGCCCTTTCAGAGCTCGAATTGCCCGGGGCGTGCGCCGCATCCAGGGCAGGGCCGAGGCAGGTGGTCGGGTTGATTTGTGGTTTGTTTTCGGTCAACCGACTTCTGTCTTATCTCTCCTCGAAATACCCTCGCCAGGCTGGTTGAATGGCGTAAGAAAGAAGGGTTTCTTGTCGTTTCTCTTCGTTGGGTATTGAGACAGGTTTCGAATGGCTGGCATCTGTTGCGCCACAGATATCGCCCAAATCGCTTGATTCGGCCATTGCGTACTGCCAAACTGGGGTTATGGCAGTAAGGTCCTTTCGCGGCACCGCGAGGTTTTTTGGGGCCTGCGCTTGCCCATTCTGGTCGAACAGGCCAGGGACTGAAGGAGGGTGCCCTTTTCCGTTCAAGTATTTTCATTTCTTTTTCGTTTAGGAGAGCTCGTATGAGTGCACGTCGAAAACGTGTGACTGGCTTTACGCTGGTCGAATTGTTGGTGGTCATTGCCATCATCGGTGTCTTAGTCGGACTTCTTTTGCCTGCGGTTCA is part of the Novipirellula artificiosorum genome and encodes:
- a CDS encoding DUF1559 domain-containing protein; translated protein: MSARRNRVTGFTLVELLVVIAIIGVLVGLLLPAVQAAREAARRMSCSNNVKQIGLALHNYHSAFGQIPIQGGGTFRDDTNGNSTPDHNRRRLSWLIPITPFIEQQALWEQISNPYDLNQDGVIAWTDVNGDCQPMGPRPWNTNYDPWMTEIPGFRCPSDPGSGAPAMARTNYACCIGDSSDWVNWGFWRWQNNTWNQGHINAANAANRGFFYMRKGNAKFRDVLDGLSNTIAVGEIATGLGDRDIRTDPYYGIGWGTIHNNPSACADAGGLIDSLRPQYWDASVGNTNPGLRNNTWKRGFRWSDSVPVYTCFTTMTAPNREVCMGGGGDFDTGSEPPSSRHQGGVHCLMGDGAVKFITDSIEAGNSRAPVVKNGSINPPGSKSPYGLWGALGTRASKESVSGDF